The genomic region TTTGCAGCTTCACATCGCGACCAGACTGCGTAACAAATTGGTCCTCAACCACGGCAAGGTTGCCAACAACCAGTGCAAATAAATAACAGGGCTTTTTAAAGGGGTCATGCCAGCAAACCGTTCTAACACCATCGAGCACTGAATCCTGAATACAGTTACCATTCGACAACATGCGATTAAAACGCCCCTCAGGCGCTTGTATGGTAACCAAAAACTCACTCATCACATCGGGTCTATCGATAAAATAGGTGATTTTGCGAAAGCCCTCGGCCTCGCATTGCGTGCAATACATGCCGCGCGAGTGGTATAAGCCTTCTAGTGAAGTGTTTTCAGCAGGAAAAATTTTGACTTTAGTGCTTA from Pseudomonadales bacterium harbors:
- the pepN gene encoding aminopeptidase N is translated as MKEASAATQPEIKYLSDYQPPAYTIDRTELYFDIQPAFTLVSCHLTMRRQRLEDLQLDGQSLELIACSVDDKPLSSDQYAVTAEHLIIQAKYLADSFTLSTKVKIFPAENTSLEGLYHSRGMYCTQCEAEGFRKITYFIDRPDVMSEFLVTIQAPEGRFNRMLSNGNCIQDSVLDGVRTVCWHDPFKKPCYLFALVVGNLAVVEDQFVTQSGRDVKLQ